One window from the genome of Pseudoalteromonas sp. '520P1 No. 423' encodes:
- a CDS encoding glutathione peroxidase, with translation MLKNIEGQTVPNVTFPIRKNDDWVQLSTSEIFKGKTVVVFSLPGAFTPTCSSTHLPRFNELASVFKENGVDDIVCISVNDTFVMNAWATSQEADNIQLIPDGNGQFSKGMGMLVDKSDIGFGKRSWRYSMLVKDGVIDKMFIEADVPGDPFEVSDADTMLNYINPNQKPLEAVSMFTKPGCQFCQKAKDLLTEKGVSFEEIVLGQDASFTSLKAITGNDTVPQAFIAGKHIGGSEALEKYLN, from the coding sequence ATGCTTAAAAATATCGAAGGTCAAACAGTTCCAAATGTTACATTCCCTATTCGTAAAAATGATGATTGGGTTCAATTATCTACAAGTGAGATTTTTAAAGGCAAAACGGTTGTTGTATTTTCGCTACCAGGTGCTTTCACACCAACATGTTCATCAACACATTTACCACGCTTTAACGAACTGGCATCTGTATTTAAAGAAAATGGCGTAGATGACATTGTATGTATCTCAGTGAACGATACTTTTGTTATGAATGCTTGGGCTACAAGTCAAGAAGCTGACAATATCCAGTTAATCCCAGATGGCAATGGTCAGTTTAGCAAAGGTATGGGCATGTTAGTTGATAAATCAGACATAGGCTTTGGTAAACGCAGCTGGCGTTATTCTATGCTAGTTAAAGATGGCGTAATTGATAAGATGTTTATTGAAGCAGACGTACCAGGCGACCCATTTGAAGTATCAGATGCCGATACTATGCTAAATTATATCAACCCAAATCAAAAACCACTAGAAGCAGTATCAATGTTCACTAAACCTGGCTGTCAGTTCTGTCAAAAAGCAAAAGACTTACTAACAGAAAAAGGCGTGAGTTTTGAGGAAATCGTTTTAGGTCAAGATGCATCATTTACCAGCTTAAAAGCAATTACTGGTAACGATACTGTACCTCAAGCATTTATAGCTGGTAAGCATATTGGTGGTTCAGAAGCGCTAGAGAAATACTTAAATTAA
- a CDS encoding FlgO family outer membrane protein has protein sequence MNILKLIFLTFIFILLTACTSTSENRDNECELDLVDSYCDEVEVEVNKDALVFKTKADYVINNTKLLSEYVEQMAMGLMDSFQAYAPDTKIAVTSFVDLNGNLQSTNMLGNQISESFIHEVQQYGIPVVDFKVMQYIEVNNRGDFVFSRNNQKLAESLEADYILSGTLVYTASGVVVNARIVNMSSKVIIASTKGLIPTFILESTLSPKLTSEDTNG, from the coding sequence ATGAATATTTTAAAGCTTATTTTTCTAACTTTTATTTTTATATTATTAACTGCTTGTACTTCAACTAGTGAAAATAGAGACAATGAATGTGAACTTGATTTAGTTGATAGTTATTGTGATGAAGTAGAAGTTGAGGTTAATAAAGATGCTTTAGTATTTAAAACAAAAGCAGATTATGTCATTAATAATACCAAGCTTTTGAGTGAATACGTGGAGCAAATGGCTATGGGGCTTATGGATAGTTTTCAAGCTTATGCCCCAGATACAAAAATTGCTGTAACTTCCTTTGTTGATCTTAATGGTAATTTACAAAGTACAAATATGTTAGGAAATCAGATTTCAGAAAGCTTTATTCATGAAGTACAACAATATGGCATACCTGTAGTTGATTTTAAAGTGATGCAGTATATTGAAGTGAACAATAGGGGCGACTTTGTTTTTTCACGTAATAATCAAAAATTAGCGGAGTCTCTAGAAGCAGATTACATCTTATCAGGTACATTAGTTTATACAGCGTCTGGTGTTGTTGTAAATGCCAGAATAGTTAACATGTCATCTAAAGTAATTATTGCTTCAACTAAAGGCTTGATACCTACATTTATATTAGAATCTACATTATCACCTAAATTGACGAGTGAAGACACTAATGGCTAA
- a CDS encoding FlgO family outer membrane protein, with protein sequence MRFNYLIIAAGLSLSACSMFNTQEISEPFDDKSKSSGNNFQSYSGKSVLAASKNTSNFRTVKNINHYVRGIMHGLIDNIQYVNSQTPIGVTSFVFLDGDYEKAPLIGNQLSESFMHEVHKFGIPVIDFKTTDYIRVAPSGDYIFSRDFLELKGNLPIKYVLGGTLVKLDSGYMVNARIVGVKSKAIVASSQGFIPSHAVNALISSSLEDGIPLVQGEEP encoded by the coding sequence ATGCGTTTTAATTACTTAATTATAGCGGCTGGGTTAAGTTTATCTGCTTGTAGTATGTTTAACACCCAAGAAATAAGTGAGCCTTTTGATGATAAGAGTAAATCATCAGGTAACAACTTTCAGTCATATTCAGGTAAAAGTGTATTGGCTGCTTCTAAAAACACCAGTAACTTTAGAACAGTAAAAAACATTAACCATTATGTTAGAGGAATAATGCATGGGCTTATTGATAATATTCAGTATGTTAATAGTCAAACTCCAATAGGCGTTACCAGCTTTGTTTTTTTAGATGGGGATTATGAAAAAGCCCCGTTAATTGGAAATCAATTGTCAGAAAGTTTTATGCATGAGGTTCATAAGTTTGGTATTCCTGTTATAGATTTTAAAACTACAGATTATATTCGTGTAGCCCCTAGTGGCGACTATATATTTAGCCGAGATTTTTTGGAGTTAAAAGGTAATTTACCTATAAAATATGTATTAGGTGGCACATTAGTAAAACTTGACTCAGGTTATATGGTAAATGCAAGAATAGTGGGTGTTAAATCTAAGGCGATAGTGGCTTCATCTCAAGGTTTTATTCCTTCTCATGCGGTCAATGCGTTAATTTCAAGTTCACTTGAAGATGGTATTCCTTTAGTTCAAGGTGAAGAGCCTTAA
- a CDS encoding FlgO family outer membrane protein, which translates to MRFIIITLAIYLSACSVFTDDDNLDLQNKDINHFSKPQMSEFSAHHYSEQIALELLQQFRPIKPNTSIAVGTLVPVNTLTSISEKGPSKLIGLQMQEGLTTAVAQLGFEVIEYKTLPKIILKPGQDSMLSRDVSQLKDKHKIDYFITGTLTEVQDQYIVNVKLIDSRSNVIHGAATKSVPLNAFWSQEKVQLRDGSLIRNHY; encoded by the coding sequence ATGCGTTTCATAATTATAACATTAGCCATTTATTTGTCGGCTTGTTCGGTTTTTACTGATGATGACAACTTAGATTTGCAAAATAAAGATATAAACCACTTTTCTAAACCACAAATGTCAGAGTTTAGTGCCCATCATTATAGTGAGCAAATCGCTTTAGAGCTGCTGCAGCAATTTCGTCCAATAAAACCAAATACTTCAATTGCTGTAGGAACTTTAGTTCCTGTTAATACATTAACATCAATCTCAGAAAAAGGGCCTTCCAAATTAATTGGTTTGCAAATGCAAGAAGGTTTAACGACTGCTGTTGCTCAGTTAGGGTTTGAAGTAATAGAGTATAAAACTTTACCTAAAATTATTTTAAAACCAGGACAAGATAGCATGTTATCGAGAGATGTTAGTCAGTTAAAAGATAAGCATAAAATTGACTATTTTATTACTGGTACTTTGACTGAGGTTCAAGACCAATATATTGTAAATGTGAAGCTTATAGATAGCCGTAGTAATGTGATTCATGGCGCAGCTACAAAATCAGTCCCACTCAATGCTTTCTGGTCTCAGGAAAAAGTGCAGTTGAGAGATGGTTCTTTAATTCGTAATCATTATTAA
- the galU gene encoding UTP--glucose-1-phosphate uridylyltransferase GalU, with protein sequence MSKVLKAVIPVAGLGTRMLPATKAIPKEMLPIVDKPLIQYVVNEAISAGIKEIVLVTHNSKNAIENHFDTSFELEATLEKRVKRQLLDEVKSICPKDVTIIHVRQGVAKGLGHAIACAHPIIGDSPFVVILPDVIMDDFSADLKKDNLADMLKIFGETHKSQIMVENVPHHQVDQFGIVDINGVELAPGQASEIKAMVEKPPIDEAPSDLAVVGRYVLSENIWPLLKRTAPGAGDEIQLTDSIAMLMESEAVEAYYMKGKSHDCGSKIGYMKANIDFALRRDDMKEELLEFIKTLV encoded by the coding sequence ATGTCAAAAGTATTAAAAGCAGTGATCCCAGTTGCAGGATTAGGAACTCGTATGTTGCCTGCAACAAAAGCAATTCCAAAAGAAATGCTACCAATTGTAGATAAGCCTTTAATTCAATATGTTGTGAATGAAGCGATATCGGCAGGAATAAAAGAAATTGTATTAGTAACTCATAATAGTAAAAATGCCATTGAAAACCATTTTGATACAAGCTTTGAATTAGAGGCTACACTTGAAAAACGTGTAAAACGTCAGCTACTTGACGAAGTTAAATCTATATGTCCTAAAGATGTAACGATTATTCATGTGCGCCAAGGCGTAGCTAAAGGTTTAGGTCATGCGATTGCGTGTGCTCACCCTATCATTGGTGATAGCCCATTTGTGGTTATTTTACCTGATGTAATAATGGATGATTTTAGCGCTGATCTTAAAAAAGATAACTTAGCTGATATGCTTAAAATATTTGGTGAGACTCACAAAAGCCAAATTATGGTAGAGAATGTACCACATCATCAAGTGGATCAGTTTGGTATTGTTGATATTAATGGTGTAGAGCTAGCACCGGGTCAAGCATCTGAAATTAAAGCTATGGTAGAAAAGCCGCCAATAGATGAAGCACCATCAGATTTAGCTGTAGTTGGGCGTTATGTTTTAAGTGAAAATATTTGGCCACTACTAAAACGTACCGCACCAGGCGCGGGTGATGAAATTCAATTAACAGATTCAATCGCTATGCTAATGGAAAGCGAGGCTGTTGAAGCATATTACATGAAAGGCAAAAGCCATGACTGCGGTAGTAAAATAGGCTACATGAAAGCCAATATTGATTTTGCATTAAGACGCGATGACATGAAAGAGGAATTATTAGAGTTTATTAAAACGTTAGTATAA
- a CDS encoding thymidylate synthase, with the protein MKQYLDLMRHVKEQGTKKEDRTGTGTISVFGYQMRFNLSGGFPLVTTKKCHLKSIIHELLWFLQGDTNIKYLKDNGVNIWNGWATDEGELGPVYGKQWRSWVGHDGQVIDQISELVEQIKTNPDSRRLIISAWNPAVLPDTDYSPAENAAMGKQALPPCHTLFQFYVLDGKLSCQLYQRSADILLGVPFNIASYALLTMMLAQVCDLEVGDFVHTFGDAHLYLNHMEQVEEQLSRKPHSLPTMAINPDVKDIFGFKFEDFELKNYESHPAIKAPIAI; encoded by the coding sequence ATGAAACAATATTTAGATTTAATGCGCCATGTAAAAGAGCAGGGCACTAAAAAAGAAGATAGAACAGGCACAGGTACTATTAGCGTATTTGGCTATCAAATGCGTTTTAATTTAAGTGGAGGTTTTCCATTAGTAACAACAAAAAAATGCCACTTAAAATCTATTATTCATGAGCTTTTATGGTTTTTACAAGGCGATACCAATATTAAATACCTTAAAGATAACGGTGTTAATATTTGGAATGGCTGGGCGACAGATGAAGGTGAGTTAGGTCCAGTTTATGGTAAACAATGGCGTAGTTGGGTAGGTCACGATGGTCAGGTAATAGATCAAATATCTGAATTAGTTGAGCAAATTAAAACTAATCCTGATTCACGTCGTTTAATTATAAGCGCATGGAATCCGGCTGTTTTACCTGATACGGACTATTCCCCAGCCGAAAATGCAGCTATGGGCAAGCAGGCTTTGCCGCCATGTCATACATTGTTTCAGTTTTATGTTTTAGATGGCAAATTATCATGTCAATTATATCAAAGAAGTGCTGATATTTTACTTGGCGTCCCATTTAATATCGCAAGTTATGCTTTATTAACTATGATGCTGGCACAAGTATGTGATTTAGAAGTCGGTGATTTTGTTCATACATTTGGTGATGCGCATTTATATTTAAATCATATGGAGCAAGTGGAAGAGCAGTTATCACGTAAACCACATTCGTTACCAACTATGGCTATTAATCCAGATGTTAAAGATATATTTGGTTTTAAGTTTGAAGACTTCGAATTAAAAAACTATGAATCTCATCCCGCTATTAAAGCACCAATCGCAATTTAA
- a CDS encoding sulfite exporter TauE/SafE family protein, whose translation MSDLLWVLLSCALLGCLVGFLAGLLGIGGGLIIVPFLSGILVHFNLVAFDRVMVIAIATSLASIIFTSISSAIAHHKHNNIPRDITPWIMGGVAVGALISGFIAGSIPSKILKIIFAICVTFIALRMLINSKQKTHRKLPKKPVLTAMTASLGGLSGLLGIGGGALLVPLLTHFSVNMKKAIGCSAACGIVIAIFGTFGYVSSGWSVTQVNQGFVGYVYLPALLAIVSTSAIFAQLGAKATQHLPVKIIKKIFAVILSIIAVRMLLV comes from the coding sequence ATGAGTGATTTGTTGTGGGTTTTACTAAGCTGTGCACTTTTAGGATGCTTAGTTGGTTTTTTAGCGGGGTTGTTAGGCATAGGTGGTGGGTTAATTATCGTGCCATTTTTAAGTGGTATTTTAGTACACTTTAACTTGGTTGCATTTGATCGGGTTATGGTAATCGCAATTGCAACATCATTAGCATCAATCATTTTTACATCAATCTCTTCTGCTATTGCTCATCATAAACACAACAATATTCCTAGGGATATCACACCTTGGATTATGGGAGGAGTCGCAGTAGGCGCATTAATAAGTGGCTTTATAGCAGGCTCAATTCCCTCAAAAATATTGAAAATTATTTTTGCTATTTGTGTTACATTTATCGCATTAAGAATGTTGATTAATTCAAAGCAAAAAACTCACAGAAAACTACCGAAAAAGCCGGTTCTCACAGCGATGACAGCTTCTCTTGGAGGACTGTCTGGGTTATTAGGCATCGGTGGCGGTGCATTGCTAGTGCCTTTATTGACACATTTTTCAGTTAATATGAAAAAAGCCATAGGTTGTTCAGCTGCCTGCGGCATTGTGATTGCGATATTTGGTACTTTTGGTTATGTCTCGTCTGGTTGGTCTGTTACTCAGGTTAATCAAGGATTCGTAGGTTATGTGTATTTGCCTGCATTATTGGCAATAGTGAGCACATCGGCAATTTTTGCCCAATTGGGGGCAAAAGCGACACAACATTTGCCGGTCAAGATTATTAAAAAAATTTTTGCAGTTATTTTAAGCATTATCGCTGTACGTATGTTATTAGTTTAA